The nucleotide window CTTTGCCTATAAGTACATCCCATAAGCTATCAGAAATGATAATTTCTAGTATTAGACTACCTTAGACAGGGGAAACACCAACACAGAGCTGCCCTCTGAGTCCATATTTTCAGGTCTCTTGCCTTTGATGAATACCAAAGGACAATATTATTTACTTGGAAGGGAAGAATCttttagaatatgaaaaaatggaaaagacaagaaagggaTTCTTAGGAGTTAAAGTTTGGGGACAGATGATAAAGAGGGGATAATGAAGGAAGGGTTGTGGGCTAGTAAAAGATATGGAAAGTAGAGAGAGGTTGAGTGCTTAGGTGGTATGAGCACAGAAGCAAAGAGACAAGGGAAAAGATAGTACCTATTCTCCCTCAGCTCAGTTTTCCATTCTGTAAACTGGGTACGGATagtggagctagagaatattgcAGGCCCTGAAATCCCAAGTACTAAAGAAATAGACTGGTGAGGTAGTACCATTGTTGTGAAGTTGTCCTGGGTCGTATCTTTAGGGAGCTAGGGGAGGGTCCAAAGGCCTGCAGTGCTATGGGGACATGTGCAAAGAGGGAAAGCATGTGATGCAACAAGGGTCTCCTGTGAAAAGACTCAGCTAGAATTCAAGGAAaggattttcttaaaatgaagggaaatatTTTGTTTGTGACTTTGAGCTCAGGATTCAGAGCTTGAGGATTATTAAGCTTGGGAAAGGTGTGTGTTTTCTCTAAGTTGTGGGTGATGGATCTGCCAACATCTACCATCTCAGTTCCAGTTGGAAGAAGAGCCACTGAGCAGTGCTGGGTACAGCCTCTGTTAAAGTATTGTAAGAAGAGGTGCACTAAATTACAGGAGTGTTTATCTCCCAATCATACATGTTGCTGGACCTTCTGTGGAAATATCTGCTTGGACAATGAGTGAGTTGGTTGGAGTGGGAAGGTTGGGCTTGGACATGCTTCCTCAGTACTGGTCACCCTCATTCAGAAGCTGTAACATGGAACAGAGTCACCAAAATCCTGGTCAAAGAAATAGGCACTCTAATCTCAAAGAAATAGGTACTCTAATCTCTATACTGAGACTGCCATTCAGGGCAAAAAACCCAAGACACCAATGTAGGGGTGGGGggttcacttttcttcctttgctctcaTTCAGTTCCCCCAAAGGGTCATCCATCGGTTTGTTCATCCCTCCTTTGTCCAAGGTCCAGACTATTGCCTCCTTCGTCTGGCCTTTCCATTGGCCCCTTGAGGCAGGCAGGCCCAAAGAGTCCTGGGCTCCACCTATCTCCCCAGTTGGGAAATCTCTTTGGAGAAATTGCTTAAAATGGGTAACTCCTCATCTTACAGAAAGAATTTCTGTTCCCATTAAGAGGGACCAGGGTG belongs to Canis lupus familiaris isolate Mischka breed German Shepherd chromosome 24, alternate assembly UU_Cfam_GSD_1.0, whole genome shotgun sequence and includes:
- the LOC119877480 gene encoding protein WFDC9-like isoform X2; amino-acid sequence: MKPQVLLHIMLTNGFVMLLPVLGGVKDKTFFPVGRRATEQCWVQPLLKYCKKRCTKLQECLSPNHTCCWTFCGNICLDNEEPFKSMLNP